The Campylobacter curvus genome includes the window AATACACCATCCACCAGCTCTATAAGAATGCAGCCTATACTCGTCATCTACCTCTTTTATAATATCGTAAAGAATTCTTACTGATTTATTTATTATATTTTGAACCTTTATTTCAGTATATGATTGAATTTTATAATGTTTATAGGTTGGAAATACCCATTTTTTAGAGCCTTCCTGATAAATTGCATCATACCAATGTGGGTGTATATGTAGCTCTACTCTATGTCCCGTCCTAACCATATCTTGTATTTGTTTCTTTATAAGGTTATATTCTAATTTAAGATTTAGATCTAAAATTCTTTCAATATAAATTGTATCAATGTAAAAGGTAGCTTTAATTCCACTTTTATTTAATGAATCAAGCAAAATACTAGTTGGCTTTAAAATAGAGTTTTCTAGCGTTCCGCTATCATCTCCAAAGAATAGCTCATAATCAAATGTCAGAAGAATTGTCTTAGTTTTTATCTCTTGATCTATAATGTCGCCAATATATTTGTTGCCATTTAAAAAGGCATAAGAGTATTTTAAATATTCAAACAACTTATATTTTAGTGGTTTTATAGGATATTTCCAAAGATAGCCAACTTTCATTTTTCCACCAAATCTTGACTTAAACCTCTGGATACCTTCAAGTTTGCCTCCTTTTATGGGATTTATTCTAGCACCAACGAAATCATAAATCTTAATGCCCTTAGATTTCATATCTTTTATAATTTGCCAATGTAGTAAATTTAAAGAGCCGCTATATGGATGAGATATGCTACCACCATATATATAATAAGCACAAGAACAATCATAATAAACAATAGCACAGCCTTGATATATCCCGTTTTTTTCTGCTACATAAATTTTAATATTATTCTTTAATGCATTAAGCTCCTTATATAAAACTGTTTTTTGAGGAGACATCATATTTTGTCTAAGCATTGTGTCTTTTATTAAAGAAACGGCTATTTCTTTAAAATCTAAGCCCTCCTTTATAAAAACTTCATCTTTTATGGCTTTTTTTATAGCATTACGATGTTTTGTATGTATATTTGAAAAAATAGTTTGCTCACTTTGGTCTAATCGTATTTGATATGAACCAAACCGCG containing:
- a CDS encoding GNAT family N-acetyltransferase — its product is MIKIINDLDTEIELPIFAKKEFLSSRSTKFGWFVDKNFILPFYINKKLIFSYVVLPYQTIYKDETLTIIEEKNFLNDVVGIVKSQMKYVDFIAQPPSSVVFGVYPDGCLYTRFGSYQIRLDQSEQTIFSNIHTKHRNAIKKAIKDEVFIKEGLDFKEIAVSLIKDTMLRQNMMSPQKTVLYKELNALKNNIKIYVAEKNGIYQGCAIVYYDCSCAYYIYGGSISHPYSGSLNLLHWQIIKDMKSKGIKIYDFVGARINPIKGGKLEGIQRFKSRFGGKMKVGYLWKYPIKPLKYKLFEYLKYSYAFLNGNKYIGDIIDQEIKTKTILLTFDYELFFGDDSGTLENSILKPTSILLDSLNKSGIKATFYIDTIYIERILDLNLKLEYNLIKKQIQDMVRTGHRVELHIHPHWYDAIYQEGSKKWVFPTYKHYKIQSYTEIKVQNIINKSVRILYDIIKEVDDEYRLHSYRAGGWCIQPFDKLKKALLQHKILVDTSVMQGIKSNNNIHYFDFTKLKNIEAYRFTDDVLIEDKNGKFIEMPIGTFCASMFFKIINKILLKLTNSKIYGDGKGINMDKKSVFAKLGSRRRPLSIDNMSSFLINIAINKSRSRNIIFISHPKSISLESIKCLDKIIKRYNFKTLYDMEH